From the genome of Clavibacter nebraskensis NCPPB 2581:
ACCGCGCGCTCGTCGAGCAGCCGAGCTACCCGCACGCGATCCAGGCGCTGCGCGACGCCGGCGCGCGGCTCGTGGGGGCGGGAGTCGGCGTCGACGGCTGGGACGAGGACATGCTCGAGCAGACCATCCGCCGCACCCGTCCCGCGCTCGCGTACCTCATGCCGGACTTCCACAACCCGACCGGCCGCACGATGCCCGAGGACCAGCGGGCGCGGATCGTGGCGCTCGCCGAGGCGCACGGCGTGACCGTGGTCGCCGACGAGACGACGGCCGAGCTCGACATCGACCGGGCGACCGCGCATCCGCCGCTCGCCGTGCACGGGTCGCCCGGCGCGGTGGTGCTCGTGGGGTCGGTGGGCAAGACGGTGTGGGGCGGGCTCCGCGTCGGGTGGATCCGCGCCGGTCGGCCGCTCCTGCGCGATCTGGCCCGGGCGCGCTCGGCCCGCGACCTCGGCACGCCCGTGCTCGAGCAGCTCGTGGTGGCCGAGGTGCTGGGCGGGATGGACGGGATCCTCGTCGAGCGCCGCGCGCGGCTGGGGGAGACGCGCGACCACGTGGAGGCCGAGCTCGCGCGGCGGTTCCCCGGGTGGGAGGTGCCGCACGTCGACGGCGGGCTCGCGGTGTGGGTGGGCATCGGCGCGCCCGTGAGCACGGAGCTCGCGCTGGCCGCCCGGTCGCGGGGGCTGGCGATCACGGGCGGGAGCCGGTTCGGGCACGACGGCGCGTTCGAGCGCTTCCTCCGGATCCCCATCACGGCGCCGCCTGCCGCCACCGACCGGGCGCTCGACATCCTCGAGGACGCCTGGCGCGGTCTCGCGCCGGACGCCGGCCGGCCAGCCGCCGGCCGGGAGCACGACGTGGTGGACCGGTCGGTCCTGGTCTGACGGCCGCGTCCGGGGCTTGGGGACGCGACCGACGGCGGGCGGGGCGATCCCGGTACCGTTCCGGCGTCCGCGCGTCCCCCGAGGGCCGTCCCCCACCACCTCCGCACAGGCGAGCGACGTCCCCGTCGGGTCGCGAACCGCACGAGCCTGGAGGAACGACATGCGCATCCGACCGCGATCCACCACCGCATCGACCCCGGCGGCTCCGGCCGCCTCCCGCACCCCATCCCGACGGGCGGCGGCCGCGGTCGCCGCGCTGGCGCTCGCCGGCGGACTCGCCTCCGCGTCCGTCCTCGCGGCGCCCGTCGCGGCCTCGGCCGAGGACGCGTCCGTCGTCGTCGCCCCCGCGTCGGCCGACGCCGCCACCGCGCACTGGACGGACGAGCGCCGCGCCGCTGCCCTCGCGGCGTCCCCCGCGGTCGCCGCGTCCGTGTCGGCCTCCGCCGCGACGGCCTCCCCGGAGTCCGTCTCCGACGCCGCGGGCGCCTCCGCGACCGCTCCCGTCCCGCACCCGGACCAGCCGTTCGTCGGGGTCCTCTTCTACGTCGACGGCGGACGCGACCGCGCCTGCACCGCGAGCGTCGTCGACACCCCGGACGGCGACGCCATCGCGACCGCCGCCCACTGCCTCGTCGACCGGCGCACCGGCGCCGCGTCCACCCTCGCGACCTTCGTGCCCGGCGCGCAGGGCGCCACGGCACCGCACGGCATCTGGCCGGTGCGCGTCGCGGCGGTGTCCTCCGCGTGGACGACGAGCGGCCGCGCCTCGGACGACGCAGGCTTC
Proteins encoded in this window:
- the yczR gene encoding MocR-like transcription factor YczR, whose translation is MTLAGSAPSAVLGPTALTALLGEWARPGTPAYQALADGIRHLVLDGRVPVGARLPAERELAAALGLSRTTVAAAYAALRGTGHLASRRGSGSMTRIPRSPLRAEGDGREVADMSRAAVPAAPALADAAMRAAARLPAHLEGHGYDVDGIPELREAIAARYRARGLPTEADDVMVTVGAQHAIGLLASVLVHRGDRALVEQPSYPHAIQALRDAGARLVGAGVGVDGWDEDMLEQTIRRTRPALAYLMPDFHNPTGRTMPEDQRARIVALAEAHGVTVVADETTAELDIDRATAHPPLAVHGSPGAVVLVGSVGKTVWGGLRVGWIRAGRPLLRDLARARSARDLGTPVLEQLVVAEVLGGMDGILVERRARLGETRDHVEAELARRFPGWEVPHVDGGLAVWVGIGAPVSTELALAARSRGLAITGGSRFGHDGAFERFLRIPITAPPAATDRALDILEDAWRGLAPDAGRPAAGREHDVVDRSVLV
- a CDS encoding trypsin-like serine peptidase — encoded protein: MRIRPRSTTASTPAAPAASRTPSRRAAAAVAALALAGGLASASVLAAPVAASAEDASVVVAPASADAATAHWTDERRAAALAASPAVAASVSASAATASPESVSDAAGASATAPVPHPDQPFVGVLFYVDGGRDRACTASVVDTPDGDAIATAAHCLVDRRTGAASTLATFVPGAQGATAPHGIWPVRVAAVSSAWTTSGRASDDAGFARVSGPAGEVLGAEVGAAEPVFGSALVPATGLAPRLAVLGYPTAGSPTAVLEACAGRPEHDRGGQTSLPCALGTGAAGSPVLTAAGEQRAVVARPSAGRGVLLASWGADAERALTSLHGR